A genomic region of Luteibacter aegosomatissinici contains the following coding sequences:
- a CDS encoding sugar ABC transporter substrate-binding protein, translated as MRFKPFHATLAAALALGLGLAAPASQAAPGDRYVLVTHAADSDSWWNTIKNSIKQAGEDFGVAVDYRGSGNGDLAEMARQLESAAARNYKGVAFDIANYDQLKDPAAKVAAKGIPIVTINSGTPEESKKIGAIMHVGQGEYDAGKAAGERAKAAGIKSFVCVNHYATNNASFERCQGYADAIGVKDWRSTSMIDTGMDPTVVSSKLTAYLRAHPKTQAILALGPNAAEPAIKVVEDLHLKGAINFGTFDLSPAIIAGIKSGTIQYAIDQQPYLQGYMGIAALVIAHDKNTKDPATIIAALKANPKFQARLKEYDLKPIYTANGVSSGPAFVTKDNVATVEKYAGQYR; from the coding sequence ATGCGATTCAAACCGTTCCACGCCACGCTGGCAGCCGCCCTCGCCCTGGGCCTCGGCCTTGCCGCCCCCGCCTCCCAGGCAGCCCCCGGCGACCGCTACGTCCTCGTCACCCACGCCGCCGATTCCGATTCCTGGTGGAACACCATCAAGAACTCGATCAAGCAGGCGGGCGAAGACTTCGGCGTTGCCGTCGATTACCGCGGTTCGGGCAATGGTGACCTGGCCGAAATGGCCCGCCAGCTCGAATCCGCCGCCGCCCGCAACTACAAGGGCGTGGCGTTCGATATCGCCAATTACGACCAGCTGAAAGATCCTGCGGCCAAGGTCGCGGCCAAGGGCATTCCCATCGTCACGATCAACTCCGGCACGCCGGAGGAAAGCAAGAAGATCGGCGCGATCATGCACGTGGGCCAGGGCGAGTACGACGCGGGCAAGGCCGCTGGTGAACGCGCCAAGGCTGCCGGCATCAAGAGCTTCGTGTGCGTGAACCACTACGCCACCAACAACGCATCATTCGAGCGTTGCCAGGGCTATGCCGATGCGATCGGCGTGAAGGACTGGCGCTCCACCTCCATGATCGATACCGGCATGGACCCTACGGTGGTCTCGTCCAAGCTCACCGCTTACCTGCGTGCCCACCCGAAGACCCAGGCCATCCTGGCCCTTGGCCCGAACGCGGCCGAACCGGCCATCAAGGTGGTCGAGGACCTGCACCTGAAGGGCGCCATCAACTTCGGCACGTTCGATCTGTCACCCGCGATCATCGCGGGGATCAAGTCCGGCACCATCCAGTATGCGATCGACCAGCAGCCCTACCTGCAGGGTTACATGGGCATCGCCGCGCTGGTGATCGCGCACGACAAGAACACCAAGGACCCGGCCACGATCATCGCCGCGCTCAAGGCCAACCCGAAGTTCCAGGCGCGCCTGAAGGAATACGACCTCAAGCCCATCTACACCGCCAATGGCGTGAGCTCGGGCCCGGCCTTCGTCACGAAGGATAACGTCGCCACTGTCGAGAAGTACGCCGGCCAGTACCGCTGA
- a CDS encoding MurR/RpiR family transcriptional regulator, which translates to MAKRSEADALMSRIAEDFEALPRQLQGVARYLEEHRSSIMVQRVGEIAEGAGVHASAVVRFAQRFGYTGFSEMQAVFRDAFTAQAAPSRSYQQRIRSVIENRSGGMAAAEIASRFIDASRMGLDELAAEIDEVRFQKAVDTLAAAENIYVMGVRRSFAIATYIAYALQHTQKRVHLVSGLGGMFREQLRSMGKGDALIAISFPPFGKETLYAMRVAQQHHAKVLAITESDLGPLARHSDVLLKVKEGSAFAFRGLTSTMCLCQALFVALAYKLELTVEETLPRGEYDD; encoded by the coding sequence ATGGCCAAACGCAGCGAAGCCGATGCCCTGATGAGCCGCATCGCCGAGGATTTCGAGGCACTCCCGCGCCAGTTACAGGGGGTGGCCCGGTACCTTGAGGAACATCGCAGTTCGATCATGGTCCAGCGCGTCGGTGAGATCGCCGAAGGCGCAGGTGTGCATGCATCGGCGGTGGTTCGTTTCGCCCAGCGCTTCGGCTATACCGGCTTCAGCGAAATGCAGGCGGTGTTCCGCGATGCCTTCACCGCCCAGGCGGCGCCCTCACGCAGCTACCAGCAGCGCATCCGCAGCGTGATCGAAAACCGTTCCGGCGGCATGGCGGCGGCCGAGATTGCCTCGCGCTTCATCGATGCGAGCCGCATGGGCCTGGACGAGCTGGCGGCCGAGATCGATGAAGTCCGCTTCCAGAAGGCGGTGGATACGCTGGCCGCGGCCGAAAACATTTACGTCATGGGCGTGCGCCGCTCGTTCGCCATCGCTACATACATCGCCTACGCCCTGCAGCACACGCAAAAGCGCGTGCATCTGGTAAGCGGGCTGGGTGGCATGTTCCGCGAACAGCTGCGCAGCATGGGCAAGGGCGATGCGCTCATCGCTATCAGCTTCCCGCCGTTCGGCAAGGAAACCCTCTACGCCATGCGCGTCGCGCAGCAACACCACGCGAAAGTGCTGGCCATTACCGAAAGCGACCTGGGCCCCCTGGCGCGCCACTCCGATGTGCTTTTGAAGGTGAAGGAGGGCAGTGCGTTCGCCTTCCGCGGCCTCACCAGCACGATGTGCCTGTGCCAGGCCCTGTTCGTCGCGCTCGCTTACAAGCTCGAACTAACCGTCGAAGAAACGCTTCCCCGAGGAGAATACGATGATTGA
- the iolG gene encoding inositol 2-dehydrogenase: protein MIEVAIFGAGRIGKIHAGNVARHPEARLRYVVDVHEPSAKELADKHGAKVASVEEALNDPAVGAVVIGSSTDTHADLIHRAAAAGKAIFCEKPVDLDVERARSCQAAVEKAGVVCMIAFQRRFDPTFSSLKKRLDEGEVGTPEVLIVTSRDPGAPPVNYIKSSGGVFKDMLIHDFDIFRWILGEEAVSVHAAGSCLTDPAIEGAGDIDTTAVTIRTKSGKLCQINTSRRAAYGYDQRFEVLGSKGMLQAGNVTPTQVVSHTAKNIAHDLPEHFFLERYREAYAAEIAHFFDALAAGTPVRTTIADGIKALELAEAAARSWREGQAVAVNI, encoded by the coding sequence ATGATTGAAGTCGCGATCTTTGGTGCCGGTCGCATCGGCAAGATCCACGCGGGCAACGTCGCCCGCCACCCCGAGGCGCGCCTGCGCTACGTGGTGGATGTGCATGAGCCCTCGGCAAAGGAACTGGCCGACAAACATGGTGCGAAGGTGGCCAGTGTCGAGGAAGCGTTGAATGACCCGGCGGTCGGCGCGGTAGTGATCGGATCGAGCACGGATACACACGCCGATTTGATCCACCGCGCAGCCGCCGCCGGCAAGGCCATTTTCTGCGAGAAGCCCGTGGATCTGGATGTGGAGCGCGCGCGCTCGTGCCAGGCCGCCGTCGAGAAGGCTGGCGTGGTCTGCATGATCGCGTTCCAGCGCCGCTTCGATCCCACGTTCTCGTCGCTGAAGAAGCGGCTTGACGAGGGAGAGGTGGGTACGCCGGAAGTGTTGATCGTGACGAGCCGCGACCCGGGCGCGCCGCCGGTGAACTACATCAAGAGCTCGGGTGGCGTGTTCAAGGACATGCTGATCCATGATTTCGACATCTTCCGCTGGATCCTTGGCGAAGAAGCGGTGAGCGTGCACGCCGCGGGAAGCTGCCTGACCGATCCCGCCATTGAAGGTGCGGGCGATATCGATACGACGGCAGTCACCATCCGCACGAAGAGCGGCAAGCTGTGCCAGATCAACACGTCGCGCCGGGCAGCTTATGGCTACGACCAGCGCTTCGAGGTGCTGGGCAGCAAGGGCATGCTTCAGGCCGGCAACGTGACGCCTACCCAAGTGGTCTCGCATACCGCGAAGAACATTGCGCACGATCTGCCGGAGCATTTCTTCCTCGAACGCTACCGCGAAGCCTATGCGGCAGAGATAGCGCATTTCTTCGACGCGCTGGCTGCGGGCACGCCGGTGCGCACGACGATTGCCGATGGCATCAAGGCACTGGAACTCGCCGAAGCCGCCGCACGTTCGTGGCGCGAGGGCCAGGCCGTGGCCGTGAACATCTAA
- a CDS encoding Gfo/Idh/MocA family oxidoreductase — MTKLRIGLAGLGRLGQRYAENLARAVPRAELVAVCSPVESERAWARDTLGVPTIHDTYEQMLADPSVDAVVLVTPTSLHAAQIEQALDAGKHVFCEKPLSLELEDCRRAAAHAAKASKRAMVGFVRRFDESYRHAFMHIEAGGIGRPFLVYSQTTDLADPTGAFLKFAPTSGGIFLDCSVHDVDLARWLLGRPKAKKVYATGTVAMYPPLEAINDVDNGIAIVEFEGGQMAMFYASRTQAHGHDTHTDVTGTAGKVSVGRNPRADRVEIADAAGVRNTVLPSFYERFAPAFVTQARHFVDAVLDDTPFDLTMDDAVEATRIAIALRESQQSGQPVLLD; from the coding sequence ATGACCAAGCTTCGTATCGGCCTGGCCGGCCTGGGCCGGCTCGGCCAGCGCTATGCCGAAAACCTCGCCCGGGCGGTACCTCGGGCGGAACTGGTGGCGGTGTGCAGCCCCGTGGAAAGCGAACGTGCCTGGGCGCGCGACACGCTGGGCGTGCCCACCATCCATGACACCTACGAACAAATGCTCGCCGATCCATCGGTCGATGCCGTGGTGCTGGTCACGCCCACGTCGCTGCACGCGGCGCAGATCGAGCAGGCGCTCGATGCGGGCAAGCACGTGTTTTGCGAGAAGCCGCTCTCGCTGGAACTGGAGGATTGCCGCCGCGCTGCCGCGCACGCGGCCAAGGCGTCGAAGCGCGCCATGGTCGGTTTCGTGCGCCGCTTCGACGAAAGCTACCGCCACGCATTCATGCATATCGAGGCGGGCGGCATTGGCCGGCCGTTCCTGGTGTATTCGCAGACGACCGATCTGGCCGATCCCACGGGCGCTTTCCTGAAGTTCGCCCCGACCAGCGGTGGCATCTTCCTGGATTGCAGCGTGCATGACGTGGATCTGGCACGTTGGTTGTTGGGCCGGCCCAAGGCGAAGAAGGTGTATGCCACGGGCACCGTCGCGATGTATCCCCCGCTGGAAGCTATCAACGATGTGGACAACGGCATCGCCATCGTCGAGTTCGAAGGCGGGCAGATGGCGATGTTCTATGCGTCGCGCACGCAGGCGCACGGCCACGACACGCACACTGACGTGACTGGTACGGCCGGTAAGGTGAGCGTCGGCCGCAACCCGCGCGCCGATCGCGTGGAGATCGCCGATGCCGCCGGCGTGCGCAACACGGTGCTGCCGTCGTTCTACGAGCGCTTCGCCCCGGCCTTCGTGACCCAGGCACGGCACTTCGTGGATGCCGTACTCGATGACACCCCGTTCGACCTGACCATGGACGATGCGGTGGAGGCCACGCGCATCGCGATCGCGCTGCGCGAATCGCAGCAATCCGGCCAGCCGGTCCTGCTGGATTAG
- a CDS encoding MFS transporter: MSLPSLVPHRGRRFAVTARILSAVVFSFLCYLSIGIPLAVLPGYVHNDLGYSTVLAGLAVSAQYLATLLSRPHAGRMADAMGPKRTVVAGLIVLALSGLFLALGALAPGMPVLSLALILMSRLGLGFAESWVSTGAITWGIGGIGGEHTARVISWNGIATYGGIALGAPLGVALSQHFGFLSLGVVGFLLGAVALPFAMLKARVVPTHGERLPFKSVLSRVSAYGIGLALGSIGFGSLSTFVALYYASRGWQDAALSLSLFGGCFIGIRLIFGNAIDKFGGYRVAIVSLAVECLGLLLLWFGTTPHASLAGAALTGSGFALVFPALGVEAVSRVSNHNRGAALGAYSVFLDVALGLTGPVGGWIAGLYDYPAIFLAASAASLAAVFLSFALYMRHGRPPRTETADARA, translated from the coding sequence ATGTCGCTCCCATCCCTCGTTCCCCATCGCGGACGGCGTTTTGCCGTCACCGCGCGGATTCTTTCCGCGGTCGTCTTCTCATTCCTTTGCTACCTCAGCATCGGTATCCCGCTGGCGGTGCTGCCGGGCTATGTACATAACGACCTTGGCTATTCCACCGTGCTCGCCGGGCTTGCCGTCAGTGCGCAGTATCTTGCGACGCTGCTGAGCCGGCCGCATGCGGGGCGCATGGCGGATGCGATGGGGCCGAAACGCACCGTGGTGGCGGGCCTGATCGTCCTCGCGCTCTCCGGGTTGTTCCTGGCGCTGGGTGCATTGGCACCCGGCATGCCGGTCCTGTCGCTGGCGCTCATCCTCATGAGCCGCCTTGGCCTGGGTTTCGCCGAAAGCTGGGTCAGCACGGGCGCGATCACGTGGGGCATCGGCGGCATTGGCGGTGAACACACCGCCCGGGTCATTTCCTGGAACGGCATCGCGACCTACGGCGGCATCGCCCTCGGTGCGCCGTTGGGTGTGGCCCTGTCGCAGCATTTTGGTTTCCTCTCGCTGGGCGTGGTGGGTTTCCTGCTCGGTGCCGTGGCGTTGCCGTTCGCGATGCTGAAAGCCCGCGTCGTGCCGACGCATGGCGAACGCCTTCCGTTCAAAAGCGTGCTTTCCCGTGTATCGGCCTACGGTATTGGCCTCGCCCTCGGTTCCATCGGCTTCGGCTCACTCTCCACCTTCGTCGCGCTGTACTACGCGAGCCGCGGCTGGCAGGACGCCGCGCTTTCGCTCTCGCTGTTCGGCGGTTGCTTCATCGGCATTCGCCTGATCTTCGGCAACGCCATCGACAAGTTCGGTGGCTACCGCGTGGCGATCGTTTCGCTGGCGGTGGAGTGCCTTGGCCTACTGCTGCTGTGGTTCGGCACCACGCCGCACGCGTCGCTGGCCGGCGCCGCCCTCACGGGTTCGGGTTTCGCCCTCGTGTTCCCGGCGCTGGGCGTGGAAGCGGTGAGTCGCGTGAGCAATCACAACCGTGGCGCGGCATTGGGTGCGTACTCGGTGTTCCTCGATGTGGCACTCGGCCTAACCGGCCCGGTGGGCGGCTGGATCGCGGGACTTTACGATTACCCGGCCATCTTCCTTGCGGCCAGCGCCGCATCGCTGGCGGCGGTGTTCCTCTCGTTCGCACTGTATATGCGCCACGGGCGCCCGCCGCGCACCGAAACCGCCGACGCGCGGGCATAA